The following nucleotide sequence is from Mugil cephalus isolate CIBA_MC_2020 chromosome 18, CIBA_Mcephalus_1.1, whole genome shotgun sequence.
TAAAGTGTACTCCAGTTTGTCTTCGTAgctctccttcagctcctctaTCTGTTGACTAAATGGTttaaaacaggatttttttatttaaagaaaaaaaaaggtctgatCGCCACAGCTAACTACTTGCAATATTGCTGGTCTGCataattttgcaaaatgaagTACGTAACGTACGTGCGCAGTTTTTCATTCACCATGAGCTGTTGCAGCATGGCGTCTCCCATCTCCTTGCGGATTTCTATTTCCTGCGCCAGGTTTTTTCTTTGCTCGGCCAGCAATTTTGTTCGCAGATCCTCAATCATGCTCACAAGCTCCTAGGAACATTAGAACattagaaatttaaaaatataataatctaAAATGCTGAAATTTTACTGTGACATTAATAATAGCTGTACACTCTGTGGCAGCAAACTTATGTCGGCCTCATCTTCCTCATCAAGCAGCTTCTCTTCAGACAGGGAGTACTCCAGGGCCTCGCTGTCAATCACCCCATTCCTCACCAGAGGCCTCCCGTCTCGACCGACCAGACAAGGAGCCAGAGATTCCAGAGACCTGTCTGGGATCACCTGCACCACCTGCACCAAGCACGGGTCAGATCAGTGGTTCCCACATCCAAGATTCCGCCCGATCAATCTCATACTTGTGTCTTCAAACTCACCTGTTTGGCAACGGCAGAGAATTTCATGACATGGAGCGTCTCGTCGTAGGTGGAAGCGCATTGGTTGATGTTGACGATCATCGACGCTCTACCTTTGCCGCAGAAAACGGCCTGGAAGAGCTTGGTGAGCTTGCTTTCTCGGAAAGGAATGTAGCTGCTCTTCATTCTCATGGATGGAAAAGTTAGACACGAAACAATATAACTCAATAAAATTCACCGTTTAACTTAAGCGTGCAGTCCGATAGGAGCTGAATTCTTTGTGTCCCAGGTCAAAATGCTGGGTCGACCCTTTCACACTACACGAAAGGTTTTTCCATGTAGTGTGAAAGGGGCTAAAGCTGCTCTTTGAGCAGCTGGTCATAAACTCACAGGTCACCTTACCTGTCGGTCTGATTGTTGCGAAGTGCAGTGATGCACTTTCCTAGAATAAGCAGGGAATTGTTTATATTTCCTGCCTCCTTCAGCCTCTCGCCAAATGTCTTGGTCTTGTTGCATCTCTCAGAGCCGGCCAGGTCGCACAGGGAAAACCTGGGGATCAGAACTACGTTTGAAACGACTATACGAGGTGTGTGGCTGCCGTGAACTTTAAGTTAAGTTCCAGTTACGCTGTGAATCCGTCAGATAATCCTGAACCTTACAGAGTCTatagacactgatcagccataacattatgaccaggtgAGGCGAGTATCTTCCATTATCTTGCCAGTGCTGGTGGGATATACAAGGCAGCGAGGGAACGTTTTGGGAGTGTGTTTGGCCTGCAACCATGTTCAAGTGATGCatgtgtcaaagtaacatccacataaatgcagAGAcctagtttttttccccctttccctcTGTGGCTGATCTTTCAACAAGGTTCTTTTAATTCCTATGATTTAAACAAAGGTCAAAAGTGGCATCATGGAATAACTATAATTACGGAGGCTGCATTCACGAGGACAGTTACTTACTCTGAGATTCCTTCAActgttcctccatcaatcttCATCAACTTCATGGTAAATATGCTGTGGCTGTAAGGAAAGCTGGCATCAgttttgaaaacaaatacaatgcTAAAACAATAATCAACTCAATAGTTTGCCTTCTGCTAGAGGACTGGTTCATCTTAGTAGCTGCAGCGCTTCggtttttatttccaaactGTAGCAGCTTGCAGGCTTCACCCAGGTTCTGGACGTTGATCCACCTGAGGTCTGAAAGAAATGCAATGTCCTGTAACTCAGGGAGCAACGTCTGTATATGAGTGGTATAATAAAAGTCGTTTTCACACCTTTAACGTAAGCATTCCCAGCCCCGTCATCACACACACGAAGAGTGGCTCGTTTCTTGGACAGCACAGAAGGTTGAAGCAGATCATATACGCACTCGTTGTAGATTTCAAAGAACGCCACCCATAAGGCAAACTGGCTGCCGTTTGATTCTGGGGCGTGGGTGTCCACAACTAAAGCGGGAATAAAGCAGGGAAAGCATTTCACGATTATTCATCTTGTCTGAAGTTTCTGAAGTTCATGACATTCTTGTCTTGGTACTGTATATCCAAAGACAAAATACCACCTGTCTGACTGTaagacaaagaagaggatgagaGACTGCGGGCAGAAGAGGACAGAGAGTCCGATCCACCGCTGGCTCTGAACGAATCGCACTCCTAGaccagaggacacacacacacacacgttatgGCACAACCTGCAGAGAGGGGCCGTCCACGATCAGCAGGAAGTTCAGAGCCGATTCCTCACTTCTTTTACTGAAGCAAAGATGGCCGCTTTAGCACTCCTCTCCTGCTTGACTTGGTGAGGATCCAGTAACTGTGCACCGTTCCTGAGGTAGGGCTTCAGGTCCATTTCCTCATACTGATGATCTCCAACGTAGTGAAAGGTGGCGTCCAACACTCGTGGCAGTATTCCTGGCTCTTTTGTCGTCCCTAAAGCGTTTAACGTTATTAGGAGCACTTTGCTCGAGTATGGAGCTCCGAGAGGCGTTTACCTTGGATTGTGAAGGTCTTCCCAGCATTGGTGACACCATAGCTGAATATCAATGCATTCCTTCCCTCCAAGAAATCCGTCATTTGGCTTCTGACCGTGTCCTCGAACAGCTCAGCCTGTGTTGTCTCTGGCCCAAAGATCTAAAGGCAGGCATAAAggtgaaaaaagaaatttaacGTGAAAGTTTATgctagctttaaaaaaaaaaaaaaaagccgacACCAAGCTCATTATTAAATGTTTCCAACCTGCGAGAACGAGAATTTGTGAAGAGACAATCCAATTCCTTTCTCACTGCTCTTCATGGTGGCAGAGCCTTTCGGTGCATTCAGGGTCACCGTCTCACTGTTTTCAATCACAACACAATCCTGAAGATGGGGAGGGATACAAAGAGTGACACTGGCGGAGGAGCCTCGAGTGAGAAGCAAGCATGAATTCACAATAAGTGATATATCTCATTCCTTTCTGTTTAGCTCTGCTCAGGTTTGGGATGACACCATTTCCACTCTTTACTGTACCTGATCCTCATTGTCATGGAGTTCCTCTTTAGAGAAAGGCCTGACTCGGAGGTAAACTTTCATCGTCTGCTGCTCAGCACCACCAGGAGCTTCAGTCTAATGACAAAGAAGTCAAATCATACCAGAAACATTGCTCCTGCTGCAGTGCGGTTTCATGAAAATGGTTAAAACCTGCTGGGCTGAAGTGTTGACAGGAGGAGTGTTACAGGTCAGGTCCATGTCAATGGACTGCAAACAGAAACTTTCTTCCTTGTCGATGTCCATACTCATCTTCAGGCAAGTCAACTCCAAAAcaagaatttaaatttctgcCCCTTATTCACTCAACCCACAGTTAGTGTAAAATATTTGGTGATTAACAATCTCTGAATCAATTCACAAAATCTTatagcattaaaataaatgaacttaACATGAGCTACAGAGCTACTGCTGTTTTTCCCTTCCTCTGAAAATCAAAATCTTAATCACCTTTAATTGGAATCAGGTGTGAACTCAAACAAGTCATCAGGACTGGCCAATCAGCTGGGAGGGCTGTACTCCAGCAGTGTTTCAGGAGTCATGTTGgtagatgataataataaaggagGACAGATTCAGTTTTATCACCTGAGGATTAGTtagcaaaaattaaaaattgaaaaactTGAATAGAACTTCATGGAATTATGTTTTAGATGGTTTGATAAGTCTAGACTTCCCCAGTTTGAGATTTTCCAGAGGTTGGCTAATATCATTATCAAGTAATCACAAATGAAACTGGTCTTTTGCATAATATcttcagaataaaatatgtatattgtCATGATTTAAACCAAGACTTTCTTACTGACATTTTATTATGTGGTCCCATGGCTCAGTTTCCACAATGAAAAAGATATTAAGACTATTTAATATAACTGTGTGTGAATTTTAGACTACATTTAAAAACGTTAGTGATAATATCCGAGAATATGCAACagcttctattttctttttgcccATAGATATAATTGTACCAACTCCACTAAATGTGGATCTTTGGGGGGTTAAAAACTTGGCCATTGAGTTGGTAAAAGACACTGGGGGACACAAGACACTCTGGAATTGGAACAGCAACATAATTGATCATACCAAGCTGTACCAAACCCAAGCAGTTCAATTTCTCTATGTGCTACAATGCTCAATGACAACAAAGTCTGTTCTATATTGTTAAACTATCATTGGCTGATTTTTGTATACTTCGATTCTTGGgcttttaatttacatttggaCACCACTTCCCCAACCAGTGCAATTCCACCATCAGTCACAAAACTAGCCAGAGTTTAAAGTTGGAGAATTCACTTTGACATCCTGAAACAATCCTGTACATTTCCAGTTCGATCTGTTGACCAGGTCTTTGTTGCCTCACTATGTATGTACATGACACTTGCTCACACATGTAAGAGACCAAATGacatcagtttctttttatcatttctttatTGAAACATCTGCGCCGTTTATGCGTCTGCGATGGTGACTTCAACCTCTACACCTGGTTCGATGCTGATGGAGGTGATCTGCTTGACAATCTCAGATGGGCTGTGCAGATCAATCAGACGCTTGTGGATCCTCATCTGGAAGCGATCCCAGGTTTTGGAACCCTCACCACAGGGAGTCTTTCTGGTGGTGATACGCAGAGtctggaggaggcagagaaatATACCATGATTAAATAATTACAGAAGCCAAAACATCTAAGAACGACAGAACTGTGATCAGAGTTATTTATGAGTAAATGTGTGGTTCTTCATCTCCTGTACCTTGGTTGGCATACGGACAGGTCCCTTCACCTTCAGGTTCTTCTCCTTGGCCCCACGGATCAGGTCAGCGCAGACTGCAcatcacaaaaagacaaaaaaaaatgttttaaaacaaaagcatctaCTGCTCAGTTTGCAATACTTTCAAAGCCATGGCTCAGAATAGCGTATAACGTCGTCAGTGGTTATCACGGTTATAATTTTTATCCTCATAGCGCAGGTCTACGTTTTATTCACAATATGAAGTTAAGCATATTCACCCTTCTCCAGAGATTTGACGTTGCGGCTGGTGAGGGTGATGCGGATGCGGTGAATGGCGACCTCGGTCTCAACGGGTGCCTTGCCGGTGTCCTTAAAAGCCTGCATTTGAGTAAAGAGTTGTTAAGCCACTAAATTAATACAGATGGGTACAATAGAATTGCATAACTcaaaatttagttttttgtatttaaccATATGTGTATAATCATAActgcatttatatatttttttaatctagacTACGCACAAAAATCCCAACTACATAGCGGTAAATACAAAGAAATCCGATAGTTTAAATGGGAACCAGGGCAGGAGCACCTAAACGCAGCACCAGCTTACAAGCACGTGTGGTAGATGATAAAATTATTGACACAGAAATTTAGCATTAAATCGcttaaaaataagtaaacaaattCTACGTCAAGTTCAccacttaatattttttttaaaaactgaactttcctagacaaaatgtttcatatttatcCAAGAGACTCTCCTGCCACACTAAAAAGTTCGCCGTTTtagaaaatggaacaaaaatacACTATACGCCTCATCTCCGAGACGGACAGTTTGTTAATATTAACTATAATAATGATATTATTAAAGAGTCCGTTTTGTGGATTGCTTCTGGCGGGTCGTTTACTGCAGACCGCCATAAGCTGTCGACGCTAGCTACCTAGcacacatttttaaagcagAATAAATCCCATAAAATTAACAAACCGACAGCAGAAACGCATCGTATAAAGCACTTGTGTGTGTATTATAAAACCACATACCATTATGATTATTCCTGACCGACTTATTCGGGAGAAATTCAAGCGAACAGCGGTGAGCCAG
It contains:
- the rps20 gene encoding 40S ribosomal protein S20 — translated: MAFKDTGKAPVETEVAIHRIRITLTSRNVKSLEKVCADLIRGAKEKNLKVKGPVRMPTKTLRITTRKTPCGEGSKTWDRFQMRIHKRLIDLHSPSEIVKQITSISIEPGVEVEVTIADA
- the zgc:56231 gene encoding kinesin-like protein KIF20A; translation: MSMDIDKEESFCLQSIDMDLTCNTPPVNTSAQQTEAPGGAEQQTMKVYLRVRPFSKEELHDNEDQDCVVIENSETVTLNAPKGSATMKSSEKGIGLSLHKFSFSQIFGPETTQAELFEDTVRSQMTDFLEGRNALIFSYGVTNAGKTFTIQGTTKEPGILPRVLDATFHYVGDHQYEEMDLKPYLRNGAQLLDPHQVKQERSAKAAIFASVKEECDSFRASGGSDSLSSSARSLSSSSLSYSQTVVDTHAPESNGSQFALWVAFFEIYNECVYDLLQPSVLSKKRATLRVCDDGAGNAYVKDLRWINVQNLGEACKLLQFGNKNRSAAATKMNQSSSRSHSIFTMKLMKIDGGTVEGISEFSLCDLAGSERCNKTKTFGERLKEAGNINNSLLILGKCITALRNNQTDRMKSSYIPFRESKLTKLFQAVFCGKGRASMIVNINQCASTYDETLHVMKFSAVAKQVVQVIPDRSLESLAPCLVGRDGRPLVRNGVIDSEALEYSLSEEKLLDEEDEADISLLPQSELVSMIEDLRTKLLAEQRKNLAQEIEIRKEMGDAMLQQLMVNEKLRTQQIEELKESYEDKLEYTLEMYKDAIKEYAYESALKDLEEDYVPLDELTAEQEKVEVLRCKVSELEILVSSTRAVSVVPSVDQSCQIQTIRAREEAEDDRVKRLYKEKCALEMMCEDKQQLILSLEKRLVELGKTLQQVRDDFLDKSAELEALHKKANDQTKSMEDIIKQNVEKDREIASLSAELAKLSPKSPMQPKTKRGLLANIREAVTSPRKGSTRRTIKKTARTVHH